The following coding sequences lie in one Microbacterium sp. XT11 genomic window:
- a CDS encoding MarR family winged helix-turn-helix transcriptional regulator: protein MPAPDDPLALENQLCFALVTAARTVVSVYRPILEPLGLTHPQYLVMLALWEESPRSLNDLAAALALEPATASPLVKRLEADGLIVRQRNAEDERRLDITLTDAGRSLRERALAVPGRVMAAVGMDLEEIGALRDGLARFAGRRRPDAERATKAGPAEIVGPAEA from the coding sequence GTGCCGGCACCTGACGATCCCCTTGCTCTCGAGAACCAGCTGTGCTTCGCCCTCGTGACGGCGGCGCGCACTGTGGTGTCGGTCTATCGCCCGATCCTCGAGCCGCTCGGGCTGACCCACCCGCAGTACCTCGTGATGCTGGCTCTGTGGGAGGAATCGCCGCGATCCCTCAACGATCTGGCGGCTGCGCTGGCGCTCGAGCCGGCGACGGCGTCGCCCCTCGTCAAGCGTCTCGAGGCCGATGGTCTCATCGTGCGACAGCGCAACGCGGAGGATGAGCGGCGGCTCGACATCACGCTCACCGATGCGGGCCGATCGCTTCGCGAGCGGGCGCTGGCGGTGCCCGGTCGCGTCATGGCGGCGGTCGGCATGGACCTCGAGGAGATCGGTGCGCTGCGAGACGGCCTCGCGCGCTTCGCAGGCCGCCGCCGTCCCGATGCCGAACGCGCCACCAAGGCGGGGCCCGCCGAGATCGTCGGGCCCGCGGAGGCCTGA
- the uvrB gene encoding excinuclease ABC subunit UvrB yields the protein MQPTRSVRPFEVVSEYAPAGDQPQAIAELAARINAGETDVVLLGATGTGKSATTAWLVEQVQRPTLVLAHNKTLAAQLANEFRELMPNNAVEYFVSYYDYYQPEAYVPQTDTFIEKDSSINAEVERLRHSTTNSLLSRRDVVVVSTVSCIYGLGAPEEYLRAMVALQVGERYDRDALIRQFISMQYNRNDVDFSRGNFRVRGDTIEIIPVYEEHAIRIELFGDEIEALYSLHPLTGEVIEKLDSVPIFPASHYVAGTDVIQRAIGTIETELAERLAELERQGKLLEAQRLRMRTTFDLEMLQQLGFCSGIENYSRHLDGRAPGEPPHTLLDFFPDDFLLVIDESHVTVPQIGAMYEGDASRKRTLVDHGFRLPSAMDNRPLRWDEFKNRIGQTVYLSATPGKYEMGIADGVVEQIIRPTGLVDPEIVVKPSKGQIDDLLEEIRLRVERDERVLVTTLTKKMAEELTDFLGEHGVRVRYLHSDVDTLRRVELLSELRAGVYDVLVGINLLREGLDLPEVSLVAILDADKEGFLRSGTSLIQTIGRAARNVSGQVHMYADNMTDSMAKAIEETERRREKQIAYNKANGIDPQPLRKRIADITEVLAREGADTADMMSGRGRASGKGKSPTPNLRRTGIAAEGAQQLEATIQDLSDQMLAAAAELKFELAARLRDEVQDLKKELRAMERAGHA from the coding sequence ATGCAACCCACGCGCAGTGTCCGTCCGTTCGAGGTCGTCAGTGAGTATGCGCCGGCCGGTGACCAGCCGCAGGCCATCGCGGAGCTTGCGGCGCGGATCAACGCGGGTGAGACGGATGTCGTGCTGCTGGGTGCGACCGGAACGGGGAAGTCCGCGACGACGGCCTGGCTCGTGGAACAGGTTCAGCGTCCGACACTGGTGCTGGCGCATAACAAGACCCTGGCGGCACAGCTCGCGAACGAGTTCCGTGAGCTGATGCCGAACAACGCCGTCGAGTACTTCGTGTCGTACTACGACTACTACCAGCCCGAGGCCTATGTGCCGCAGACCGATACGTTCATCGAGAAGGATTCGTCGATCAATGCCGAGGTCGAGCGGCTGCGGCACTCCACGACGAACTCGCTCCTCAGCCGGCGCGACGTGGTGGTCGTGTCGACCGTCTCGTGCATCTACGGCCTCGGCGCCCCAGAAGAGTACCTGCGCGCGATGGTCGCGCTGCAGGTGGGCGAGCGGTATGACAGGGACGCGCTGATCAGGCAGTTCATCTCGATGCAGTACAACCGCAACGATGTGGACTTCTCGCGGGGGAACTTCCGCGTGCGCGGGGACACGATCGAGATCATCCCCGTCTACGAAGAGCACGCGATCCGCATCGAGCTCTTCGGCGACGAGATCGAGGCGCTCTATTCCCTGCATCCGCTCACCGGGGAGGTCATCGAGAAGCTCGATTCCGTGCCGATCTTCCCCGCGTCGCACTACGTCGCCGGGACGGATGTGATCCAGCGTGCGATCGGCACGATCGAGACCGAGCTGGCGGAGCGGCTGGCCGAGCTCGAGCGTCAGGGCAAACTCCTCGAGGCGCAGCGGCTTCGAATGCGCACGACGTTCGACCTCGAGATGCTCCAGCAGCTCGGATTCTGCTCCGGCATCGAGAATTACTCACGGCACCTCGACGGACGTGCGCCGGGCGAGCCGCCGCACACGCTCCTCGACTTCTTCCCCGACGACTTCCTCCTCGTCATCGATGAGTCGCATGTGACCGTGCCGCAGATCGGAGCCATGTACGAGGGCGACGCGTCGCGTAAGCGCACGCTCGTCGACCACGGCTTCAGGCTGCCGAGTGCGATGGACAACCGTCCGCTCCGCTGGGACGAGTTCAAGAACCGCATCGGGCAGACCGTGTATCTGTCGGCCACTCCCGGCAAGTACGAGATGGGTATTGCGGACGGTGTCGTGGAGCAGATCATCCGCCCGACCGGCCTCGTCGATCCGGAGATCGTCGTGAAGCCGTCTAAGGGTCAGATCGACGATCTTCTCGAGGAGATCCGTCTCCGGGTCGAGCGCGACGAACGGGTGCTCGTCACGACGCTCACCAAGAAGATGGCCGAGGAGCTCACCGACTTCCTCGGTGAGCACGGGGTCCGGGTGCGGTACTTGCATTCGGACGTCGATACGCTGCGGCGCGTCGAGCTGCTGAGCGAGCTCAGGGCCGGGGTGTACGACGTTCTCGTCGGCATCAACCTTCTCCGAGAGGGTCTCGACCTTCCCGAAGTCTCCCTCGTCGCAATCCTCGACGCCGACAAGGAGGGATTCCTGCGCTCCGGGACCTCTCTCATCCAGACGATCGGCCGTGCGGCTCGAAACGTCTCCGGTCAGGTCCACATGTACGCGGACAACATGACCGATTCCATGGCGAAGGCCATCGAAGAGACCGAGAGACGTCGCGAGAAGCAGATCGCCTACAACAAGGCCAACGGCATCGACCCGCAACCGCTGCGGAAGCGGATCGCCGATATCACGGAGGTCCTGGCGCGGGAAGGTGCCGACACCGCCGACATGATGTCCGGACGCGGACGCGCATCGGGCAAGGGTAAGTCCCCGACGCCCAACCTGCGCCGCACCGGCATCGCCGCCGAAGGGGCGCAGCAGCTCGAGGCGACCATTCAGGACCTTTCCGACCAGATGCTGGCGGCTGCCGCCGAGCTCAAGTTCGAGTTGGCCGCGCGACTGCGTGACGAGGTGCAGGACCTCAAGAAGGAACTCCGCGCCATGGAACGCGCGGGCCACGCCTGA